From Variimorphobacter saccharofermentans, one genomic window encodes:
- the lspA gene encoding signal peptidase II, with amino-acid sequence MKQRIRHFIYFIILVGIDQLSKYLIRTELNEPIRLIPDVLSLQYHTNTGAVWGIMSGKIAFLRILTLIILIFLIYLYFKIPKAKKFVPVQILAVFIIAGAVGNLIDRFYLGYVVDFIYFELINFPLFNIADSYLTVSCILLFILVVFYYKDDDFSFLEKLIPRRKKDDPK; translated from the coding sequence ATGAAACAGAGAATTAGACATTTTATATATTTTATAATCCTAGTAGGTATTGATCAATTATCGAAATACCTGATTCGGACTGAATTGAACGAACCAATCCGGCTAATTCCGGATGTATTAAGTCTGCAATACCATACGAATACCGGTGCAGTCTGGGGAATTATGAGTGGAAAGATTGCATTCCTTCGAATCCTTACTCTTATAATATTGATATTTCTTATATACCTGTATTTTAAAATTCCGAAAGCAAAGAAATTCGTACCAGTTCAGATACTCGCAGTGTTTATAATAGCCGGTGCGGTAGGTAATCTGATTGATCGTTTTTATTTAGGATATGTGGTGGATTTTATTTATTTTGAATTGATTAATTTTCCGTTATTTAATATAGCGGATAGTTATTTAACCGTATCCTGCATCCTTCTGTTTATCCTGGTAGTATTTTATTATAAGGATGACGATTTCTCATTCTTAGAGAAACTGATTCCTCGAAGAAAAAAGGATGACCCAAAATAA
- the aroB gene encoding 3-dehydroquinate synthase, with protein MNTLTVLYDGKPSYDIKLEPDFGKLTDSIRNLGMENRKIMIITDSNVGSFYADELYKELAPIAKSVHVYTFAAGEKSKNLDTVSLCYEELISKSFDRNDVLIALGGGVVGDLTGFVAATYLRGIRFIQVPTSLLSMVDSSIGGKTGVDFKAYKNMVGAFHQPSLVYMNLNVLQTLPKAEYFSGMGEILKHGLIKDKNYFIWLQDHVEEISSKSFSTIKEMIYRSCLIKKVVVENDPKEKGERALLNLGHTIGHAIEKLKYFSLLHGECVSIGISAAAFLSKERGYITEEEYQNTLEALGRYHQPVNVSGLSAEEIYEVTKLDKKMDSDKIRFILIKGIGNAVIDPTVSKSEMMNAIQSVLK; from the coding sequence ATGAATACACTTACAGTACTTTATGATGGAAAACCTTCCTATGATATTAAACTTGAACCGGATTTTGGTAAGTTGACGGATTCCATCCGAAATCTTGGTATGGAAAACCGTAAGATTATGATTATTACAGATAGTAATGTAGGATCCTTTTATGCCGATGAACTCTATAAGGAATTAGCACCAATTGCAAAATCTGTTCATGTATATACATTTGCAGCCGGTGAGAAAAGTAAGAATTTGGATACCGTAAGCCTATGTTATGAAGAGCTGATCTCTAAAAGCTTTGATCGAAATGACGTATTAATTGCACTTGGCGGTGGCGTAGTAGGTGATTTAACTGGTTTTGTCGCAGCTACATATCTCCGTGGAATACGATTTATTCAAGTCCCCACATCTCTATTATCCATGGTGGACTCCAGTATCGGAGGAAAAACGGGTGTAGATTTTAAAGCATATAAGAATATGGTTGGCGCTTTCCACCAGCCATCTCTAGTTTATATGAACTTAAACGTACTTCAGACCTTACCAAAGGCTGAATACTTTTCAGGGATGGGAGAAATCCTGAAGCATGGCTTAATTAAGGATAAGAATTATTTTATTTGGTTACAGGATCATGTTGAAGAAATCAGTTCCAAATCCTTTTCAACTATCAAGGAAATGATTTATCGTAGTTGTCTGATAAAAAAAGTAGTTGTGGAAAACGATCCGAAAGAAAAAGGAGAACGGGCTCTGTTAAATCTAGGTCATACAATAGGACATGCAATTGAGAAGCTTAAGTATTTTTCATTACTGCATGGCGAATGTGTATCCATCGGTATCTCAGCTGCAGCCTTTTTATCGAAGGAGCGTGGTTATATTACGGAAGAAGAGTATCAGAATACTCTTGAGGCATTAGGACGTTACCATCAACCCGTTAATGTATCAGGCTTATCCGCTGAAGAAATTTATGAAGTTACGAAGCTGGATAAAAAAATGGATTCCGATAAAATCCGTTTTATTTTAATAAAAGGAATCGGAAATGCTGTGATTGATCCTACTGTGTCAAAATCAGAAATGATGAATGCCATTCAGTCCGTATTAAAATAG
- a CDS encoding YlmH family RNA-binding protein: MSRRHSNLNSKHMMKQEKEELIFRKRLSDLANTADLRGCCLYSDFLNLNEQTIFLNLKYELPRIKYFTFGGFQDAERKILCFCGNEAISEESEIEYPINCIKITPVNIKFSDKLNHRDFLGAILNLGIDRSKLGDILVNENGGFLFCHSGISSFIAEQLSRVKHTNVTTQIITIQEFDYKPKFKEVIGTVTSVRLDSVLSVAFHGSRSSLSGLIEGGKVSVGGKIITSNSYTLKENDIVSVRGYGKFIYTGTTYQTKKGRYSVKLLIYS, encoded by the coding sequence TTGAGCCGCCGACATTCCAATCTAAATTCTAAGCATATGATGAAACAAGAGAAAGAAGAGCTAATTTTTCGTAAACGCTTATCAGATTTAGCAAATACAGCAGATTTACGCGGATGTTGTTTATACTCGGATTTTTTGAACTTAAATGAACAGACCATATTTTTAAACCTCAAATATGAATTACCAAGGATAAAGTATTTTACTTTTGGGGGATTTCAAGATGCCGAAAGAAAAATACTTTGTTTTTGCGGAAATGAAGCTATCTCTGAGGAAAGTGAAATTGAATATCCTATAAACTGTATCAAGATTACTCCAGTAAACATCAAATTTAGTGATAAATTAAATCATCGGGACTTTCTGGGTGCAATCCTTAATCTTGGCATAGATCGTAGTAAGCTTGGAGATATTCTTGTTAATGAGAATGGGGGTTTTCTATTTTGCCATTCCGGAATCAGTTCCTTTATTGCTGAACAGTTGTCCCGTGTCAAGCATACGAATGTGACAACTCAGATCATTACGATACAGGAGTTTGATTATAAGCCCAAGTTCAAAGAGGTGATCGGAACTGTTACCTCTGTTCGACTGGATAGTGTGCTTTCTGTTGCATTTCATGGTTCCAGAAGCAGTTTATCCGGACTGATTGAAGGCGGTAAGGTATCAGTTGGCGGTAAGATTATTACGTCGAATAGTTATACTCTAAAAGAAAATGATATTGTATCCGTTCGCGGTTATGGGAAATTTATCTACACTGGAACCACATATCAGACGAAAAAAGGTAGATACAGTGTAAAATTGCTGATTTATTCTTAG
- a CDS encoding cell division protein SepF, whose product MSILKNFLNSMHLTEDEDEEYEEYLQEETEKERKKAKRAEKREAKQERYEEAMNTQAFAAPPVQTASESRKERMPKMERSTANKVVPIRTTPKGLEVCIMKPTSFEDSQEICDMLLTGRATVINLEGFDDKLAQRTMDFISGSVYAINGKLHRISNCIFIVSPDTVDISGDYLDMIQQNGFEPPTFQSKF is encoded by the coding sequence ATGTCTATATTAAAAAACTTTTTAAACTCTATGCATTTAACCGAAGACGAAGATGAAGAATATGAAGAGTATTTGCAAGAGGAAACTGAGAAAGAGAGAAAGAAGGCAAAACGCGCAGAAAAACGTGAAGCGAAACAGGAAAGATACGAAGAAGCTATGAATACTCAGGCGTTTGCTGCTCCGCCAGTGCAGACTGCAAGCGAATCAAGAAAGGAAAGGATGCCAAAAATGGAACGAAGTACAGCAAATAAGGTTGTACCTATCCGAACAACCCCTAAGGGGCTTGAAGTATGCATCATGAAACCTACATCCTTTGAAGACTCTCAAGAAATATGTGACATGCTCTTAACCGGAAGGGCAACCGTGATTAATTTGGAAGGTTTTGATGACAAATTAGCACAACGAACCATGGATTTTATTTCAGGCTCTGTTTATGCCATTAACGGTAAATTACATCGAATCTCAAATTGTATCTTTATCGTATCTCCAGATACCGTTGATATTTCAGGAGATTATTTAGATATGATACAGCAGAATGGTTTTGAGCCGCCGACATTCCAATCTAAATTCTAA